One segment of Mycolicibacterium baixiangningiae DNA contains the following:
- a CDS encoding ComEA family DNA-binding protein — MRTEEPAERLQRRLGAEEEPDHDEARPDTALSRWLPDTATQERPGWVAAVRADPGRAGVVGLAVVGVVAVLVTVFTLWRDDPPPVVAAKLPAVEMVSSASPKPGPPAADQPVVVSVVGLVHRPGLVTLPPGARIADALEAAGGAVDGADLIGLNMARRLTDGEQIIVGIAAAPGQPTTMGSSTTGAQDGGAAPPGTAPDSPGGGPGEPVNLNTATVEQLDTLPGVGPVTAAAIVAWRDANGAFGSVDQLGEVDGIGPARLAKLRELVHV, encoded by the coding sequence ATGCGGACCGAAGAGCCGGCCGAGCGGCTGCAGCGTCGACTCGGCGCCGAGGAGGAGCCCGACCACGACGAGGCGCGGCCCGACACCGCCCTGTCCCGGTGGCTGCCCGATACGGCGACACAGGAGAGGCCCGGCTGGGTGGCGGCGGTGCGCGCCGACCCCGGACGCGCCGGCGTCGTCGGGCTGGCCGTCGTGGGCGTCGTCGCCGTGCTGGTCACCGTGTTCACCCTGTGGCGCGACGATCCGCCACCGGTGGTGGCAGCGAAACTGCCTGCGGTCGAGATGGTGTCGTCGGCGTCGCCCAAGCCGGGTCCACCCGCGGCAGACCAGCCGGTGGTGGTCAGCGTCGTCGGGCTGGTGCACCGGCCAGGCCTGGTGACGCTGCCCCCGGGCGCCCGGATCGCCGACGCGCTGGAGGCCGCCGGGGGAGCGGTCGACGGCGCCGACCTCATCGGGCTGAACATGGCGCGCCGGCTGACCGACGGTGAACAGATCATCGTCGGCATCGCCGCCGCCCCCGGCCAGCCGACCACCATGGGCAGTTCGACGACCGGCGCCCAAGACGGTGGCGCCGCACCACCCGGCACCGCGCCCGACAGCCCAGGCGGCGGACCGGGGGAGCCGGTGAACCTCAACACCGCGACCGTCGAACAGCTCGACACGCTGCCGGGCGTCGGTCCCGTCACCGCGGCGGCGATCGTCGCCTGGCGGGATGCCAACGGTGCGTTCGGCAGCGTCGACCAACTCGGCGAGGTCGACGGCATCGGCCCGGCACGGCTGGCCAAACTGCGTGAGCTGGTTCATGTGTGA
- a CDS encoding DegV family protein, translating into MPVVVVTDASSRLSADELTRWNIRQVPLHVLVDEHDLRDGVDVVPNDIHERAHVTTSGATPGELGKAYRRALDDSGGDGVVAVHLSAALSSTFSSAVIAAREFGPLVRVVNSRSAAMGVGFVALAAARCAADGGDLDTVEAAARSAVPRGSAFIVVHRLDNLRRSGRIGATASWLGTALSLKPLLRVDVDGRLVLAQRIRTASKAHAALVDQVAEFVGDRRATVVVHHVDNHDAADAVGAALTERLPQIETLTVTDMGAVLAIHVGAQAVGVCVSLSN; encoded by the coding sequence ATGCCGGTGGTGGTGGTGACCGATGCCTCGTCGCGGTTGTCCGCAGATGAGCTGACCCGCTGGAACATCCGACAGGTTCCGCTGCATGTGCTGGTCGACGAGCACGATCTGCGCGACGGGGTGGACGTCGTGCCCAACGACATCCACGAGCGGGCCCACGTGACGACGTCGGGGGCGACGCCGGGTGAGCTCGGCAAGGCCTACCGGCGGGCACTGGACGACAGCGGGGGTGACGGCGTGGTCGCGGTGCATCTCTCAGCGGCGTTGTCGAGCACTTTCAGCTCGGCGGTGATTGCGGCCCGCGAGTTCGGACCGCTTGTGCGCGTGGTCAACTCGCGTTCGGCGGCGATGGGGGTCGGCTTCGTCGCACTGGCGGCGGCGCGGTGTGCGGCCGACGGCGGTGACCTCGACACCGTCGAGGCCGCGGCGCGGTCGGCGGTACCGCGCGGGTCGGCGTTCATCGTGGTGCACCGGCTCGACAACCTGCGGCGCAGCGGACGGATCGGCGCGACCGCCTCGTGGCTGGGGACCGCGCTGTCGCTGAAACCGCTGCTGCGCGTGGACGTCGACGGCAGGCTGGTGCTCGCCCAGCGCATCCGCACCGCGTCCAAGGCGCACGCCGCGCTCGTCGACCAGGTGGCGGAGTTCGTCGGGGATCGCCGCGCCACCGTCGTCGTTCACCACGTCGACAACCACGACGCGGCGGACGCGGTCGGCGCGGCGCTGACCGAACGGCTGCCGCAGATCGAGACGCTCACGGTCACCGACATGGGCGCCGTGCTGGCGATACACGTCGGCGCACAGGCCGTGGGAGTGTGTGTGAGCCTGTCGAACTGA
- a CDS encoding GntR family transcriptional regulator, with amino-acid sequence MPAAARKRSPPGGGDPPRYLAIAAVVRDRIVTDQLGPHTLLPSERELADQHGVSRMTARQALSLLESEGVVYRRPPRGTFVAEPRVRFHIGSFSEEVSRLGRRPAARLLWAEKQQPTPAVRLALGLADGAAVHVFHRLRSVDDAPVALETTFLPADLTPGILDAPEEGSLWAVLRDRYGVRLARSTAVLESIVLDDASSSALAVRAGSAGTLLTRRTEDEAGRCVEFARDVYRADRAAFEVSEVLTADRAPV; translated from the coding sequence ATGCCGGCCGCCGCGAGGAAGAGATCGCCGCCGGGCGGGGGCGACCCGCCGCGCTACCTGGCGATCGCGGCGGTGGTACGGGACAGAATCGTCACTGACCAGCTCGGACCGCACACGCTGCTGCCGTCGGAACGCGAACTCGCCGACCAGCACGGCGTCAGCCGGATGACCGCCCGTCAGGCGTTGTCGCTGCTGGAGAGCGAAGGAGTGGTCTACCGCAGACCACCCCGCGGCACATTCGTCGCCGAACCGCGGGTGCGGTTCCACATCGGCAGCTTCTCCGAGGAGGTGTCGCGGCTCGGACGCCGGCCCGCCGCCCGCCTGCTTTGGGCCGAGAAGCAGCAGCCGACACCGGCCGTGCGACTGGCGCTCGGGCTCGCCGACGGGGCAGCGGTGCACGTGTTCCACCGGTTGCGCAGCGTCGACGACGCGCCCGTCGCACTCGAAACCACTTTCCTGCCGGCCGACCTGACGCCGGGCATCCTCGACGCACCCGAAGAGGGTTCGCTGTGGGCGGTGCTGCGCGACCGGTACGGAGTGCGGCTGGCCCGGTCGACCGCGGTGCTCGAGTCGATCGTGCTCGACGACGCATCCAGCTCCGCGCTTGCCGTACGCGCCGGATCGGCAGGCACCCTGCTGACCCGCCGCACCGAGGACGAGGCCGGGCGCTGCGTGGAGTTCGCGCGCGACGTCTACCGCGCCGACCGCGCGGCGTTCGAGGTCTCCGAGGTGCTCACGGCCGACCGCGCACCGGTCTGA
- the nadD gene encoding nicotinate-nucleotide adenylyltransferase → MSRSREERRPRRLGVMGGTFDPIHNGHLVAASEVADLFELDEVVFVPTGQPWQKDDRQVTAPEDRYLMTVIATASNPRFSVSRVDIDRGGPTYTKDTLRDLHEQNPDADLYFITGADALGSILSWQNWQEMFSIARFVGVSRPGYALDGSHISAALRELPVDALSLVEVPALAISSSDCRKRAGEARPIWYLVPDGVVQYVTKRRLYLPEPLES, encoded by the coding sequence ATGAGCCGCTCGCGCGAAGAGCGGCGCCCGCGGAGGCTGGGCGTGATGGGCGGGACGTTCGACCCCATTCACAACGGACACCTGGTCGCCGCCAGCGAGGTGGCCGACCTGTTCGAACTCGACGAGGTCGTGTTCGTGCCGACCGGACAGCCCTGGCAGAAGGACGACCGCCAGGTCACCGCCCCGGAGGACCGGTACCTGATGACGGTCATCGCCACGGCCTCCAACCCCCGGTTCTCCGTGAGCCGGGTGGACATCGACCGGGGCGGCCCGACCTACACCAAGGACACGCTGCGCGATCTGCACGAGCAGAACCCCGACGCCGACCTGTACTTCATCACCGGAGCCGATGCTCTCGGGTCGATCCTGTCGTGGCAGAACTGGCAGGAGATGTTCTCCATCGCGCGGTTCGTCGGGGTCAGCCGACCCGGCTACGCGCTGGACGGCAGTCACATCTCGGCCGCCCTTCGGGAACTTCCCGTCGACGCGCTCTCGTTGGTCGAGGTGCCCGCGTTGGCGATCTCGTCGAGCGACTGCCGTAAGCGTGCCGGTGAGGCACGCCCCATCTGGTACCTGGTGCCCGACGGAGTGGTGCAGTACGTCACCAAGCGCAGGCTCTATCTCCCCGAACCGCTCGAAAGCTGA
- a CDS encoding NAD(P)H-dependent amine dehydrogenase family protein, with product MTTATTPLRVIQWTTGNIGKRSLHAIIGRDDMELVGVYAHGAAKVGVDAAELAGLPEPTGVTATDDIEALVALRPDACCYNPLWPDIDELTRLLEAGINVCSSAAWITGGKQSTEDLDRIRKACEKGNSTIFGSGAHPGMTNMVGMVLSGACERVDEIRITESVDCSTYESAGTQTAMGFSQDPGTPGLAESVRRESEVFAESAAMMADAIGATLDRMTFDVEFTTATGHTDLGFMQIPAGTVAGVYGYHRGWVGERNVVSVGFNWTMGDHVTPPKPLEHGHVIQVFGIPNMRTVLHCLPPRDWTEPGFMGLGMIYTAMPVTNAVPAVVAAPAGIVTLKDLPPVTGRIG from the coding sequence ATGACGACAGCGACCACGCCCCTGCGCGTGATCCAGTGGACCACCGGCAACATCGGCAAGCGGTCACTGCACGCCATCATCGGCCGCGACGACATGGAGCTGGTGGGCGTCTACGCCCACGGCGCCGCCAAGGTCGGGGTGGACGCCGCCGAGCTCGCGGGGTTGCCGGAGCCGACCGGTGTCACCGCCACCGACGACATAGAGGCCCTGGTGGCGCTGCGGCCCGACGCCTGCTGTTACAACCCGCTGTGGCCCGACATCGACGAATTGACCCGACTGCTCGAGGCCGGGATCAACGTGTGCTCCAGCGCGGCGTGGATCACCGGGGGCAAGCAGTCCACCGAGGATCTCGACCGCATCCGGAAAGCTTGCGAGAAAGGCAATTCCACGATCTTCGGCAGCGGTGCACATCCCGGTATGACGAATATGGTGGGCATGGTCCTGTCCGGCGCCTGCGAGCGCGTCGACGAGATCCGCATCACCGAGTCGGTGGACTGCTCGACCTACGAATCGGCAGGTACGCAGACTGCGATGGGATTCTCGCAGGACCCCGGGACGCCGGGGTTGGCCGAAAGTGTCCGCCGGGAGAGCGAGGTGTTCGCCGAATCCGCGGCGATGATGGCCGATGCGATCGGCGCCACGCTCGACCGCATGACCTTCGACGTCGAATTCACCACCGCCACTGGCCATACCGACCTGGGGTTCATGCAGATCCCGGCGGGCACCGTCGCGGGGGTCTACGGCTACCACCGCGGCTGGGTCGGAGAGCGCAATGTCGTCAGCGTCGGGTTCAACTGGACCATGGGCGATCACGTCACCCCGCCGAAACCGCTCGAGCACGGTCACGTCATCCAGGTGTTCGGGATCCCCAATATGCGAACGGTGCTGCACTGTCTTCCGCCGCGGGACTGGACCGAACCGGGTTTCATGGGCCTCGGGATGATCTACACCGCCATGCCGGTGACCAACGCGGTCCCGGCCGTGGTCGCCGCGCCTGCGGGCATCGTGACACTCAAGGATCTGCCACCGGTCACCGGTCGCATCGGCTAG
- the octT gene encoding diglucosylglycerate octanoyltransferase produces the protein MTSSEPVPGRRTLLVFADSLAYYGPGGGLPSDDPRIWPNLVADQLGWDLDLIGRIGWTCRDVWWAATQDPRAWAALPRAGAVVFATGGMDSLPSPLPTALRESIRYVRPPWLRRWVREGYGWVQPRLSPVARPALPPHLSAEYLEMTRGAIDFNRPGIPIVASLPSVHVAESYGKAHRGRAGTVRAITEWAGRHDVPLVDLKAAVAEEVLSGRGNPDGIHWNFEAHQAVAGLMLKALAEAGVAQSISGS, from the coding sequence ATGACGTCCTCTGAGCCTGTCCCCGGCCGCCGAACGCTGCTGGTCTTCGCCGATTCGCTGGCCTACTATGGCCCGGGCGGCGGACTGCCGTCGGACGATCCGCGGATCTGGCCCAATCTCGTTGCCGACCAGCTGGGTTGGGATCTCGACCTCATCGGCCGCATCGGCTGGACATGCCGCGACGTGTGGTGGGCGGCGACGCAGGATCCGCGGGCGTGGGCGGCGCTGCCCCGCGCCGGTGCAGTCGTCTTCGCCACCGGCGGCATGGACTCGCTTCCCTCGCCGCTGCCCACCGCACTGCGCGAGTCGATCCGCTACGTGCGGCCGCCGTGGTTGCGCAGGTGGGTGCGCGAGGGCTACGGCTGGGTCCAACCGCGGCTGTCACCCGTCGCGCGGCCCGCGCTGCCGCCGCACCTGAGCGCCGAGTACCTCGAGATGACTCGCGGCGCCATCGACTTCAATCGCCCCGGCATCCCGATCGTGGCGTCACTGCCGTCGGTGCACGTGGCCGAGAGCTACGGGAAGGCCCATCGCGGCCGGGCCGGTACGGTGCGGGCGATCACCGAATGGGCAGGCCGACACGATGTTCCGCTGGTGGACCTCAAAGCCGCCGTGGCCGAGGAGGTCCTGAGCGGGCGGGGCAACCCCGACGGGATCCACTGGAATTTCGAGGCGCATCAGGCGGTTGCCGGGCTGATGCTCAAGGCGCTTGCCGAAGCCGGTGTCGCACAGAGCATTTCGGGTAGCTGA
- a CDS encoding FGGY family carbohydrate kinase gives MTHLLAIDQGTSGTKAIVVDYGADGSGHVRSVAEVALRPQYLAGGAVEQDPEALWDSVVEAGREALAQAGVSVDGVALANQGETVLAWDRHTGRPLTPAIVWQDRRAESVCAPLADSAERVAQRTGLVLDPYFSAPKMAWLRKNLTGAGVVTTTDTWLVHRLCGAFVTDASTASRSLLTALDSPSWDGELLELFGLAGETLPTIVDCDEIVGETDVFGPTIPVAGLIVDQQAALLAESCLEPGAAKCTYGTGAFLLAQLGATPALSSSGLTTSVAWRLRGQTSYCADGQVYTAASAVRWAVDLGLVPAADQLDTVAADSSNGVLCVPALAGLAAPWWDSGATASFTGMTLSSGRGHLVRALLDGIAAQVTALADLVATDLGRPLTRLRVDGGLTRSTVLMQAQADLAQIPVDVYPSLHATALGAAACARMAMDPALTPAEAVGPWTPVHTYHPQWPAERATDHMSRWRRTAESTLRNRGETS, from the coding sequence ATGACACATCTGCTCGCCATCGATCAGGGCACGTCGGGGACGAAAGCCATCGTCGTCGATTACGGCGCCGACGGGTCCGGTCATGTCCGCTCGGTCGCCGAGGTCGCGTTGCGACCGCAGTACCTCGCGGGCGGCGCCGTCGAGCAAGACCCGGAGGCCCTGTGGGATTCTGTGGTCGAGGCGGGCCGAGAAGCGTTGGCGCAGGCGGGAGTCAGTGTCGACGGGGTTGCACTCGCCAATCAGGGGGAGACGGTCCTGGCCTGGGACCGCCACACCGGCCGACCGCTCACCCCGGCGATCGTGTGGCAGGACCGTCGGGCCGAGTCGGTGTGCGCACCGCTGGCCGACTCGGCCGAGCGCGTCGCCCAGCGCACGGGTCTGGTGCTCGACCCGTACTTCTCGGCGCCCAAGATGGCGTGGCTGCGGAAGAATCTGACGGGTGCCGGCGTGGTCACCACCACCGACACGTGGCTGGTGCACCGATTGTGCGGCGCCTTCGTCACCGACGCGTCCACCGCCAGCCGCTCACTGCTGACCGCGCTGGACTCGCCGTCGTGGGACGGTGAGCTGCTCGAGCTGTTCGGGCTCGCCGGCGAGACGCTGCCCACGATCGTCGACTGCGACGAAATCGTCGGCGAGACAGATGTTTTCGGACCGACAATCCCGGTCGCCGGGCTGATCGTCGACCAGCAGGCCGCACTGCTCGCCGAGAGCTGCCTCGAACCGGGCGCCGCCAAATGCACCTACGGCACCGGGGCGTTCCTGCTTGCTCAACTCGGCGCCACCCCGGCGCTGTCGTCATCGGGCCTGACGACGTCGGTGGCATGGCGGTTGCGCGGGCAGACGTCGTACTGCGCCGACGGTCAGGTGTACACCGCGGCGTCGGCCGTGCGGTGGGCAGTCGATCTCGGACTGGTGCCCGCCGCCGACCAACTCGACACCGTGGCCGCCGACTCGAGCAACGGCGTGCTGTGCGTCCCCGCGCTGGCGGGTCTGGCTGCGCCGTGGTGGGATTCGGGTGCGACGGCGTCGTTCACCGGGATGACGCTGTCCAGCGGGCGCGGACATCTGGTGCGGGCACTGCTCGACGGCATCGCCGCCCAGGTCACCGCGCTGGCCGACCTGGTCGCCACCGATCTCGGCCGGCCACTGACCCGGTTGCGGGTCGACGGCGGACTCACCCGCTCGACGGTGCTGATGCAGGCCCAGGCCGATCTCGCGCAGATCCCGGTCGACGTGTATCCGTCCCTGCACGCCACCGCACTGGGCGCCGCCGCGTGTGCGCGCATGGCGATGGACCCCGCGCTCACGCCCGCCGAAGCCGTCGGCCCGTGGACCCCCGTCCACACCTACCACCCCCAATGGCCCGCCGAGCGAGCTACCGACCATATGAGCCGCTGGCGGCGCACGGCGGAATCGACCCTTCGGAACCGAGGAGAAACGTCATGA
- the gpgP gene encoding glucosyl-3-phosphoglycerate phosphatase — protein sequence MRVRRLVLLRHGQTDFNAGRRMQGQLDTELSELGREQAVVAAEALAKRQPLLIVSSDLRRALDTALALGERAGLPVSVDPRLRETHLGDWQGMTHLEVDAAAPGARLAWRDDARWAPHGGESRVDVAARSRPLVAELVAGQPEWGSDTDGNADRPVVLVAHGGLIAALTADLLGLPVDNWPVLGGMGNASWVQLSGHSPHDAGLDDIRWRLDVWNASAQVGHDVL from the coding sequence GTGAGGGTGCGCCGGCTGGTGCTGTTGCGGCACGGCCAGACCGACTTCAACGCCGGCCGGCGGATGCAGGGCCAACTCGACACCGAACTGTCCGAACTCGGGCGCGAACAGGCGGTCGTCGCTGCCGAGGCGCTCGCCAAGCGCCAGCCCCTGCTGATCGTGTCCTCGGATCTGCGCCGCGCCCTGGACACCGCCCTCGCGCTCGGCGAGCGCGCCGGGTTGCCGGTGTCGGTGGACCCGCGGCTGCGGGAAACCCATCTGGGCGACTGGCAGGGGATGACCCACCTGGAGGTCGACGCCGCCGCGCCGGGTGCGCGGCTGGCCTGGCGGGACGACGCCCGGTGGGCGCCGCACGGCGGGGAGAGCCGCGTCGACGTGGCGGCCCGCAGTCGGCCACTGGTCGCCGAATTGGTTGCTGGACAACCGGAGTGGGGATCAGATACCGACGGAAACGCCGACCGTCCCGTGGTGCTCGTCGCACACGGCGGGCTCATCGCGGCGCTGACCGCGGACCTGCTGGGGCTGCCGGTGGACAACTGGCCGGTGTTGGGCGGGATGGGCAACGCCAGTTGGGTACAGCTGTCGGGGCATTCGCCGCACGACGCCGGCCTCGACGACATTCGTTGGCGGCTGGATGTGTGGAACGCCTCGGCGCAGGTAGGCCATGACGTCCTCTGA
- the rsfS gene encoding ribosome silencing factor, with the protein MTATDEAIQMATIAARAASSKLADDVVVIDVSGQLVITDCFVIASASNERQVNAIVDEVEEKLRLAGYKPARREGTREGRWTLLDYVDIVVHIQHQDERNFYALDRLWRDCPLVPVDLEADEPLARRESDSDEPLARGEAGDES; encoded by the coding sequence ATGACCGCCACCGATGAAGCCATCCAGATGGCGACCATCGCCGCCCGCGCGGCGTCGTCGAAACTCGCCGACGACGTCGTCGTCATAGACGTCTCCGGCCAACTCGTGATCACCGACTGCTTCGTCATCGCCTCGGCGAGCAACGAACGCCAGGTGAACGCGATCGTCGACGAGGTCGAGGAGAAACTGCGGCTGGCCGGTTACAAGCCGGCGCGCCGGGAGGGCACCCGCGAGGGACGGTGGACGCTGCTCGACTACGTCGACATCGTCGTCCACATCCAGCACCAGGACGAGCGCAACTTCTACGCACTCGACCGGCTGTGGCGGGACTGCCCGCTGGTTCCGGTCGATCTGGAGGCCGATGAGCCGCTCGCGCGAAGAGAATCAGACAGCGATGAGCCGCTTGCGCGAGGTGAGGCGGGCGACGAATCGTGA
- a CDS encoding amino acid permease yields MPGPVPAGRDAADLAQFGYSQSLERRTGKFASFAVAFAFVSIATGIFTTYGAVLNSSGPIGIWTWPIAVVGQLAVAFVLGALASRIPVTGYHYQWMSRLANPVLGWIIGWISFTFLAIVVVAVDYTIASTILPVLLNYEGTSTIAWLVTALVLLAQFLLVAFSTPWAERVNNSFVTLELIGMVALTVLLLVVAAIRGDMDFGNLFSRGAVPPEGFWSFGDWTSAGPWMLGFLLGAFTIVGFESAANLAEETHDPERVVPRAMCQAVLASGVLGFLFLVAVTLAAGDPVALAESGTPIADVIESTLGSVVATLLLLMVVLAIFACGLVIMITGVRVTWAMSRDKRFPGWQQWDQISSRFHTPFKAAVLYFVVAQLILAVFSRSETALFTLFGAATLLPAVMYASTVVLYLVKRKSLPANGKFDLGAWEIPIVVVSVVWLVFELALFRDSSFSEAWSYVIVMVVIGALYLGYLLATRGRHGLSMPDMHSIDAELDREAAND; encoded by the coding sequence ATGCCCGGTCCTGTTCCCGCCGGCCGGGACGCCGCCGACCTCGCGCAGTTCGGATATTCGCAATCCCTGGAGCGGCGCACCGGGAAGTTCGCGTCGTTCGCGGTGGCGTTCGCGTTCGTCTCCATCGCGACCGGCATCTTCACCACCTACGGCGCGGTGCTGAACTCATCGGGGCCGATCGGCATCTGGACGTGGCCCATCGCGGTCGTCGGACAATTGGCGGTCGCGTTCGTGCTGGGCGCGCTGGCCTCGCGCATCCCGGTGACCGGATACCACTACCAGTGGATGTCACGGCTGGCGAACCCCGTGCTGGGCTGGATCATCGGCTGGATCTCGTTCACGTTCCTGGCCATCGTGGTCGTCGCCGTCGACTACACGATCGCCTCGACGATCCTGCCCGTGCTGCTGAACTACGAGGGGACGTCGACGATCGCCTGGCTGGTGACCGCGCTCGTGCTGTTGGCGCAGTTCCTGCTGGTGGCGTTCTCCACACCCTGGGCGGAGCGGGTCAACAACAGCTTCGTCACCCTGGAACTGATCGGGATGGTCGCGCTGACCGTGCTGCTGCTCGTGGTCGCCGCGATCCGCGGAGACATGGACTTCGGCAACCTGTTCAGCCGCGGCGCTGTCCCGCCCGAGGGCTTCTGGAGCTTCGGCGACTGGACGTCGGCCGGGCCCTGGATGCTCGGATTCCTGCTCGGCGCCTTCACGATCGTGGGCTTCGAATCGGCCGCCAACCTGGCCGAGGAGACCCACGACCCCGAGCGGGTCGTGCCCCGCGCGATGTGCCAGGCCGTCCTCGCCTCCGGTGTGCTGGGCTTCCTGTTCCTCGTCGCGGTGACGCTGGCGGCGGGCGATCCGGTGGCCCTCGCCGAATCCGGCACCCCTATCGCCGACGTCATCGAGTCCACGTTGGGTTCGGTTGTCGCGACGCTGCTGCTGCTGATGGTGGTGCTGGCGATCTTCGCGTGCGGTCTGGTCATCATGATCACCGGCGTGCGGGTCACCTGGGCGATGTCGCGCGACAAGCGCTTCCCCGGCTGGCAGCAGTGGGACCAGATCTCGTCTCGGTTCCACACCCCCTTCAAGGCCGCGGTGCTCTATTTCGTCGTCGCCCAACTCATCCTGGCGGTGTTCTCCCGCTCCGAGACCGCGCTGTTCACCCTCTTCGGCGCCGCGACGCTGCTGCCCGCGGTGATGTACGCCTCAACCGTTGTGCTGTACCTGGTCAAGCGGAAGTCACTGCCTGCCAACGGCAAGTTCGACCTCGGCGCCTGGGAGATCCCGATCGTCGTGGTGTCGGTGGTGTGGCTGGTCTTCGAACTGGCGCTGTTCCGCGATTCCAGTTTCTCCGAGGCGTGGTCGTACGTCATCGTCATGGTCGTGATCGGTGCTCTCTACCTCGGCTATCTGCTGGCGACCCGCGGCCGCCACGGTTTGTCGATGCCCGATATGCACTCGATCGACGCCGAACTCGACCGTGAGGCCGCGAACGACTGA
- a CDS encoding RidA family protein, giving the protein MTIRSFTFTPADGVPPAVAPFAHATAAAQTLYVTGQMPTDHSGNVVGTAIEEQTDQVMRNLLQVTELCGGGLDDVVSVRAYLLDWAEYAAFNAAYAAWFPDRLPSRTCVGVTGLAVGARVEIDWTCWRADGWGN; this is encoded by the coding sequence ATGACGATCCGATCTTTCACTTTCACACCGGCCGACGGCGTACCTCCCGCGGTGGCCCCCTTCGCCCACGCCACGGCCGCAGCGCAGACGCTGTACGTCACCGGCCAGATGCCGACCGACCACAGCGGCAATGTCGTCGGCACGGCCATCGAGGAGCAGACCGATCAGGTGATGCGGAATCTGCTGCAGGTCACCGAACTGTGCGGTGGCGGCCTGGACGACGTGGTCTCGGTCCGGGCGTACCTGCTCGACTGGGCGGAGTACGCGGCATTCAACGCCGCCTACGCCGCGTGGTTCCCCGACCGCCTGCCGTCGCGCACGTGTGTCGGGGTCACCGGTCTCGCGGTCGGCGCCCGGGTCGAGATCGACTGGACGTGCTGGCGCGCCGACGGCTGGGGGAACTGA